The region AAATCGATAAAATAATTAATATGCTTCGATTCGTCAAAAGCAAATGTGTCAAATTCATAACCAAAATGAGGCGATCCATTTAGAAAAGTTTGAACTTTATACACTCCATTTTTATTGTATATATTAGTTAACAAATCATAAGTGTTTACTGCAAAGCCGACTTTACCGTTTGTAAAAACTTTATTAGAAAGATAAGTTCCATCGGGTTGTTTCAATAAAGTTAAAGCAATTGGTGCATTACTTTTATTAACCATAGTAGAATCATTCATTGGATATACCATTACACTACTTACTTCTGGAGCTTTATCATCTTTGATTAATTTATTCATACCAAAAGCCATTGGATTAATGATCTTTTCTGAATAAGTATCTCTAATTTCAAAATGCAAATGAGGTCCACCACTACCACCCGAATTTCCTGTATAAGCAATAATATCTCCTTTTTTTACTGGAAAAATACTTGGATAAAAATACGCTTCTACTTCATAGTTTTTTTCTTTATACTGTAGTTTTTTAATATATTCTTCTATTGTTGATCCGTATTTACTTAAGTGCGCATATACAGAAGTATAGCCATTGGGATGGGTAATGTAAATCGCTTTACCATATCCAAATATTCCCACTTTAATTCTGGACACATAACCATCTGCAGCAGCATATACCGGCAATCCTTCTACATTGTTCGTACGAATATCTATTCCAGAATGAAAATGATTAGGTCTTAATTCTCCGAAGGTTCCTGATAAATTTATAGGTATATCTAAAGGAGAACGGAAATAATCTTTGGGATATTGGGCAAATACAATTGCAGAGGCAAATAAAATAATAAATGGAAGTAATTTCTTCATTAAATAAGGCTTTGGTGCTAAAATACAAAAATCCAATGCATTTACAATATGAAATTGGGTTTTACCATAAATTTTCAATCCTTTTTTTCAATTTATAATCATCATACAACTGCTCTTCATTCTTACAACATATTAAATACCAACTTGTTAGAAATCATTAACAATTCATTATCAAATCGTTATCAGTTATTTCTTCGGTTTTGGCACACGACTTGAAATAGATTAATCAAACAGCAATGTTTTAAAAAATGTTTAACCATTAAATTTTAAGATTATGAAAAAAATTACATTTTTAGTTGCAGGTTTATTTTTAGTGTTAAACGCAGCGGTGGCTCAAGAAACAGAACGAGGAAGAGGTCCAAGAGTAGAATATCATAATTCATACGCTATAGATTATAGAGAAGCTGAACCAATTGTATTTAGAGAAAGAGGTATTGAGTTTTTTGTATTCCCAACAGGAGATTTCGATTTTAATACTGTAAATAACGGTCCAAGACCAAGAAGAGGAAGCATCAATGAAACTTACGGCGCTCCAAGAGTTGAAGATAGAGGTATAAGAGGCGTACGAATTGAACACGACAGTTACGGAAGAGTGCGCCGAGTAGGAAATGTATTCATCAATTATGATTACTACGGAAGAGTGAAAAGAATTGGTAGTGTTTATATGACTTATAATAGTTTTGCCTTAACAAGAATTGGTGGAATGCGAATTTTTTACAACTATCATGGTGAAATTATTGGGGTAAGTGGATTTGTAAACGGTTATGGTGGCTATGCTTACAACCCTTGTCCAACTGGCTATAATGGTGGTGGACATGACTATGATGAGGATTGGTATGAAGATGAGGGTGATTTTTACTACTACAAAAAAGACGGTACAAAAGAAAAAATGAAAAAAGAAGACGTAGATGCCATCAAAAGAGATGCATTAGAAAGAAAAAGTTAAAATTATATAGTTTGAAATTGGTTAGTTGATTGAAGTCCTGCAGAGTATTTTACGAAGCAGGATTTTTCATTTGTAATACCTTTGAAATAGTATTTCGCATTACATAATTGATATCTGATGAAACCTTTAAAGCATAATTTATTGCTAAATAAAATAATGTTACTAATATCGATTTCAATACAATATTTAAAATTGGATGAAATGAAAACTCCCAAAAATAAAACACAAAAAAAGTAAGTGCAGTAATCCCTAAAGAAATTAAATTTTTACTGGTAAAGGGAAATAATTTCATTTTAACTACTACAAAAAACAACTTCGCTAAACTATATAACGTTATGGCAATTAAAGTAGCTATTGCAGCACCATTTAATCCAAATTCAGGAATAAAGTACATGTTTAACAAAACTATAACCACCACTAAAAGTACCCCTAAAAGTAAAACAGCTCGGTAATATTTCGAATTGAAAATAATGGCGTTATTTATTCCTAAAATTAAATCGAAATATTTAGACAATCCAATGGTAAAAACAACAAATACACCTTGTCGATACCCTTCTTCAGGCAATAAATTATAAACCTGATTTAAATTAACTAATATTCCAATATAAAGTAAGCCTCCAATGACTTGTAAACTAACCGACGACTTTTTATACAACTCATTCAACTCTTCCCATTTTTTTTCACTCATCAGTTTTGCAGTAATAGGATAGGTTATTTGGTGCATGGCACGCATAGGCACAGAAATAACTAATGCCATGAAAATTGCCACATTGTAAAAAGCAATATTATCTATTGAAATATATTTATTAATCATGTATTTATCAATATCCAACAACATATTGGCTACACTAGCCGATAAAATAATAAAAACCGTATACGTTAAGATGGCTTTACTTTGTTTTGGCACTTTGAAATGCAATCGGATTCGTTTTACTCGATTAGCCGAATACATAATCATGAGTAAACTGATTCCATACACTAATACCAAAGAATAAATAAAATCAGATTGAGAAAGATACTCATAATACACGGCAAACAGTAAAATAGTAATCAGTATTCGAATAAAAACTTCTTTTACAAAGGAACCAAAAACCGATTTCATATGTGCTCGTAACCAAGCATAAAATATTTCAAAATACCCCATGAACAATCCAATGATTGGAATTATCCAAACAAAATCGTACACAATGGCATTTTCTTTGGATTCATAGGCAGCTATAGTATCATAAAATCCGTAAAAAAACACCAAAGCCGGAATAACAAATACCAAAGGAACCAGTAACATATAGGTCATGTACTTATTTAAATCTTCCTCCGTTTTGTTATGTTCATTAAAAAATTTAATTAACGTATTTTGAATTCCAAAAGACAATAATGGGTATAAAATATTAGCCGTAGAAAGTACATATCCGGTTAAACCAACATAGTCTTTCCCCAAAAAATAAGGATACATAAACAACGTATTTGCTCCACCAATAGCAAAACCAATAAAGGTTATGATGGTATTTTTTATAGATTGTTTAATGACGATTCCCATAATTTGATTACGAATTTGAAGAAAGTAATTGTGCCAATTGCGCGGTTAAATTCTTTCTGCTGTATTGTTGTAAACCCACGGCATGAACTTTTAAATTAGCATTCAAATATTGTTGAAATTGCTCTAAAACAGTAGCTTTTAATGCTTCTTTTTCATGGTATTGGAAAAACACACCTGTATTGGTAGATTTAATAATGGATTCAAAATCAGAATCTTTTGGCCCAATAGCTAAAATAGGACGCTCAGACACCATGTATTCAAATAATTTCCCTGGAATGATACATTTGGTTTCTTCAGAATCTATTTCAATTAACAACAATACTTGTGAAGCTCTCTGCTGAATTAAAGCTTCTTCATGCGAAACATATCCTAGATTATTTACATAATTATCCAATTGATAGTCTGAAATTGAATGTAACACTTCTTTACTTACGGCACCGATTAATTTCAACTGAAAATGCTGAGCAAATGCTTCATTTTCTTGAATTAATTCAGCTAAAGATTCCCATAAAATTTGCGGATTTCTTTGTGATAAAAAAGAACCAATATGCGCCATGGTGAATTTAGCATCTAAAGGCTTCCTCTCTACTCGCTCCACATCATATCCATTTGTGATGACTTCAATGGGTCTTGTAGTTAACGCTTGAAATTCTTTTTTAGTTGTGGGCGAAGTTACTAATACCGTATCACAGCTATTTAACACTTCTGCTTCCCATTTTTTATGTTTATTGGCTGCCCAAGTACTTAACTTCAATTCTTTATGATAGCCAATAGTAGTCCAAGGATCACGAAAATCAGCTATCCAATTAATTTTTAACTGTTTTTTTAACGCCAAACCTATCAAATGTAAGCTATGAGGTGGTCCAGTGGTAATAACTGTTTCTATATGATTTTCTTGAATGTACTTTTTTAGATAGTTCACAGAAGGTTTCACCCAAAATACACGGGCATCAGGAATAAAAATATTACCGCGAATCCACAACATCATTTTTTCAACCCAAGATTGTTTTTTATCTTTTGTGATAATCCCAGCACTTATTTTCTTGGTCTTATTTTTAGAAAAAATAGAAGCCAAAGCATAAGGTTCGAAAATCTTATTTTTTAAAATGATTGCCTTTTCGTTTACATCACTGTTCAATTTTTCATCCAATAAAGGATAGTTGGGATTTTCTGGAATGTAAACAATGGGTTGA is a window of Flavobacterium indicum GPTSA100-9 = DSM 17447 DNA encoding:
- a CDS encoding M23 family metallopeptidase translates to MKKLLPFIILFASAIVFAQYPKDYFRSPLDIPINLSGTFGELRPNHFHSGIDIRTNNVEGLPVYAAADGYVSRIKVGIFGYGKAIYITHPNGYTSVYAHLSKYGSTIEEYIKKLQYKEKNYEVEAYFYPSIFPVKKGDIIAYTGNSGGSGGPHLHFEIRDTYSEKIINPMAFGMNKLIKDDKAPEVSSVMVYPMNDSTMVNKSNAPIALTLLKQPDGTYLSNKVFTNGKVGFAVNTYDLLTNIYNKNGVYKVQTFLNGSPHFGYEFDTFAFDESKHINYFIDFKKYKLLKQRFQKLFIKEPYSLSLVQNNKKTAGVHIKKNNSYNYKIEVSDFHGNKTIVNIPLEYKDEIITPKTVTGKYNIKAKNDYNFEFETSSVYFPPNLFYENCSINMEEKNGVLILDANYEAMQSSMTISFDVSKLSAEEQKKAFVAGVNGYQLEYNSSFKKGTTIAAKIKSFGKYKIALDTVPPRVYNPNFIEGSNISKLTTLSIFISDALSGIESFNAYINGEWVLMEYDYKTKKLTHTISDGKVKTGTNEFKLIVTDKLNNSTTFTSNFIY
- a CDS encoding lipopolysaccharide biosynthesis protein; translated protein: MGIVIKQSIKNTIITFIGFAIGGANTLFMYPYFLGKDYVGLTGYVLSTANILYPLLSFGIQNTLIKFFNEHNKTEEDLNKYMTYMLLVPLVFVIPALVFFYGFYDTIAAYESKENAIVYDFVWIIPIIGLFMGYFEIFYAWLRAHMKSVFGSFVKEVFIRILITILLFAVYYEYLSQSDFIYSLVLVYGISLLMIMYSANRVKRIRLHFKVPKQSKAILTYTVFIILSASVANMLLDIDKYMINKYISIDNIAFYNVAIFMALVISVPMRAMHQITYPITAKLMSEKKWEELNELYKKSSVSLQVIGGLLYIGILVNLNQVYNLLPEEGYRQGVFVVFTIGLSKYFDLILGINNAIIFNSKYYRAVLLLGVLLVVVIVLLNMYFIPEFGLNGAAIATLIAITLYSLAKLFFVVVKMKLFPFTSKNLISLGITALTFFVFYFWEFSFHPILNIVLKSILVTLFYLAINYALKVSSDINYVMRNTISKVLQMKNPAS
- a CDS encoding glycosyltransferase family 4 protein, whose product is MESPTKKVLIVCYYWPPAGGPGVQRWLKFVKYLPDFGIQPIVYIPENPNYPLLDEKLNSDVNEKAIILKNKIFEPYALASIFSKNKTKKISAGIITKDKKQSWVEKMMLWIRGNIFIPDARVFWVKPSVNYLKKYIQENHIETVITTGPPHSLHLIGLALKKQLKINWIADFRDPWTTIGYHKELKLSTWAANKHKKWEAEVLNSCDTVLVTSPTTKKEFQALTTRPIEVITNGYDVERVERKPLDAKFTMAHIGSFLSQRNPQILWESLAELIQENEAFAQHFQLKLIGAVSKEVLHSISDYQLDNYVNNLGYVSHEEALIQQRASQVLLLIEIDSEETKCIIPGKLFEYMVSERPILAIGPKDSDFESIIKSTNTGVFFQYHEKEALKATVLEQFQQYLNANLKVHAVGLQQYSRKNLTAQLAQLLSSNS